One Elusimicrobiota bacterium genomic window carries:
- a CDS encoding N-acetylmuramoyl-L-alanine amidase, whose protein sequence is MAACCNFWFTLSVCANEYIEPEDSFELTVSTDALNVSTSSLAEIPVIQKKYLVITYPEPKDVKGVLSLAQIRYAGYTIPGATVTLNNVPVKTFPNGVFVGLVQLKHGKNELGFKAVTSSGVAEYSLNIVRAQKRGATRTIPVSIENELILPNAEQTLIPGDILEVRFKGSPGGTAGFAIEGIEGRVKMAELSGWGKDKTPGVYVGHYVVQPKDKVQDAAVRFYLSTKNGSANAKSKSKVSFMPGYILTVGKIKYSGAMFYADPQASRKLFYPQPGDTVVAINGKYGNYFRVRLSNTETAWVRVRDVELLPQGMPPEKTNVWGIKVSTGYGEYTKIYFSLDARVPVKLDQVMYPSTQLVLTLYGANVDTGWTADFLENKYVKNIKTNYRADDVVEFVFDLDSQQHWGAGMYYEDTYLVLQIEHPPKVKLAGERALEGLTVFVDAGHGGRNFGAIGSGGLVEKEVNLAMSEALGVYLEKAGAKVVYSRYDNDTELSWTERANLAKKAGADIFVCMHNNSVPENYDPLKSQGAAMFYGYPGDKELAKNVFAELVKIGLKPAYYVYWNPFITQASNMVWVLVEAAFLSYPDDEALLAEQGFRKKIGHAVFMGISNFVKNEAGKK, encoded by the coding sequence ATGGCGGCCTGCTGTAATTTTTGGTTTACTTTAAGTGTTTGTGCAAATGAGTATATAGAACCTGAAGATAGTTTTGAACTAACGGTTAGTACTGATGCATTGAATGTGTCTACCAGTTCTCTCGCAGAGATTCCTGTCATACAAAAAAAGTACCTGGTTATTACATATCCTGAACCTAAAGATGTTAAAGGCGTTCTTAGTTTAGCACAAATCAGGTATGCAGGATATACTATTCCCGGTGCTACGGTTACCCTGAATAATGTGCCGGTAAAAACTTTTCCAAACGGCGTGTTTGTCGGGTTGGTACAGCTTAAGCACGGGAAAAATGAGTTGGGGTTCAAGGCGGTAACCAGTAGCGGGGTTGCGGAGTATTCTCTTAACATTGTCCGTGCGCAAAAAAGGGGTGCAACACGCACCATACCGGTAAGTATTGAGAATGAGTTAATCCTTCCTAACGCAGAACAAACGTTAATACCTGGTGATATTCTGGAGGTAAGGTTTAAGGGTTCTCCCGGAGGAACCGCGGGGTTTGCAATCGAAGGGATTGAAGGGCGTGTAAAGATGGCGGAACTGTCCGGGTGGGGTAAAGATAAAACTCCGGGGGTTTATGTTGGGCATTATGTTGTCCAGCCGAAGGATAAAGTTCAGGATGCCGCTGTACGGTTTTATCTGTCCACAAAAAATGGGAGTGCTAATGCAAAGAGTAAATCTAAAGTCAGTTTTATGCCCGGGTATATTCTTACTGTTGGAAAAATTAAGTATTCCGGTGCAATGTTTTATGCTGATCCCCAGGCAAGCAGAAAGTTGTTTTATCCGCAGCCGGGGGATACTGTTGTTGCGATAAACGGAAAATATGGAAATTATTTTCGTGTGAGGTTGAGTAATACGGAAACCGCGTGGGTTAGGGTAAGGGATGTTGAGCTTCTGCCACAAGGTATGCCGCCGGAGAAAACTAATGTTTGGGGTATAAAAGTTTCTACCGGTTATGGCGAGTATACCAAGATATATTTTTCGTTGGATGCAAGGGTTCCGGTGAAACTTGATCAGGTGATGTACCCGTCAACACAGCTGGTATTGACTCTATACGGTGCGAATGTGGATACCGGATGGACAGCGGATTTTCTTGAGAATAAGTATGTTAAGAATATTAAAACTAATTATCGCGCGGATGATGTTGTTGAATTTGTGTTTGACCTTGACTCGCAACAGCATTGGGGTGCCGGGATGTATTACGAAGATACTTATCTTGTACTGCAGATAGAACATCCTCCAAAGGTGAAACTTGCGGGTGAGCGTGCATTGGAAGGATTGACGGTATTTGTTGATGCCGGGCATGGGGGACGTAACTTCGGGGCTATCGGGTCAGGAGGGTTAGTTGAGAAAGAGGTTAATCTCGCAATGTCGGAAGCTTTAGGGGTATACCTTGAAAAAGCAGGGGCTAAGGTTGTATATTCACGGTATGATAATGATACCGAACTTTCCTGGACAGAACGCGCTAATCTCGCAAAAAAAGCGGGTGCTGATATTTTTGTGTGTATGCACAATAATTCGGTACCCGAGAATTATGATCCGTTGAAGTCACAGGGCGCAGCGATGTTTTATGGGTATCCCGGGGATAAGGAACTCGCAAAAAACGTATTTGCGGAACTTGTTAAGATAGGGTTGAAACCGGCGTATTACGTGTATTGGAACCCCTTCATAACGCAAGCGTCTAATATGGTATGGGTGTTGGTGGAGGCTGCATTTTTGTCGTATCCCGATGATGAAGCTTTGTTGGCAGAACAGGGTTTTCGTAAAAAAATCGGACATGCGGTGTTTATGGGTATAAGTAATTTTGTTAAGAATGAGGCGGGGAAAAAATGA
- a CDS encoding PorV/PorQ family protein, with translation MKKFVVLLMTVCITMVVAGAAFSAEGTTAMSFLRIGAGARAAGMGEAFTALSDDASGVYWNPAGIVHVKKMEVSAMYLKWIGDLNYEFIGFVMPKDKMAMGFGFYRLGMEPFAEIDSSGNDTGTSLSYSGMAFAGSFGIGFNKALSVGANAKLIMESLVDKSAMSIGVDVGALYAMSDRIRFGANLHNIGTQLQSFGETKEDLPVTVNIGAYFKAMENSKSTLNVLAEAVQPSEGKTNFRIGGELWMGQNIALRLGYKINTTDSFTLGGSLYMGKLKLDLAYIPYGDWDVTYRAAVSYVF, from the coding sequence ATGAAAAAGTTTGTGGTTTTGTTAATGACAGTATGCATTACAATGGTTGTAGCGGGTGCTGCATTTTCCGCGGAAGGTACTACTGCAATGTCGTTTTTGAGGATTGGCGCCGGTGCGCGTGCGGCTGGTATGGGTGAAGCGTTTACTGCGCTTAGCGATGATGCCAGCGGGGTGTACTGGAATCCGGCAGGGATTGTGCATGTAAAAAAGATGGAAGTATCCGCAATGTACCTCAAATGGATCGGTGATCTTAACTACGAGTTTATAGGGTTCGTTATGCCGAAAGATAAAATGGCAATGGGGTTCGGGTTTTATCGGTTAGGGATGGAACCTTTTGCTGAAATTGATAGTTCCGGGAATGATACGGGTACCTCTTTGAGTTACAGCGGTATGGCATTTGCCGGGTCGTTTGGGATAGGGTTTAATAAAGCGTTGTCAGTTGGGGCAAACGCTAAACTTATTATGGAATCTTTAGTTGATAAAAGCGCAATGTCTATAGGCGTAGACGTCGGTGCGTTATACGCGATGAGTGATAGAATAAGGTTCGGAGCGAACTTGCATAATATCGGTACGCAGCTACAGTCGTTTGGCGAAACAAAAGAGGATTTGCCGGTAACTGTTAATATCGGCGCGTATTTCAAAGCTATGGAAAACTCTAAGAGTACGCTTAATGTGTTAGCCGAAGCTGTGCAGCCGTCTGAAGGTAAAACTAATTTCCGCATCGGTGGTGAGCTTTGGATGGGACAGAATATTGCGTTAAGATTGGGGTATAAAATTAATACCACGGATAGTTTTACGTTGGGGGGAAGTTTGTATATGGGTAAACTCAAGCTTGACCTCGCATATATTCCTTATGGAGACTGGGACGTAACATACCGTGCTGCGGTATCGTATGTATTCTGA